Part of the Rhizoctonia solani chromosome 2, complete sequence genome is shown below.
TTCAGCGCTTCCAAGACGGTCAAACGCTTTGCAGGGTCAAAGGTAACCATTTTGGAGAGAAGGTCAAGCGCTAAAGTGAATGTCAGAAATGAATACACAGTTGGTCAACATGAATAGCTACCAAGGTCGTCTGCTTGTGGAAATAGGGACTTGAAGGGCTTTTGCTCTTTAACCGGGAGACTGCGTATATAGGCTTGGGCCTGTAGAATAATGATAAAACGAATATTGGCACTCCCCACAGCCAACCAACCTTGACGCTTCCAATGCGTTGCAGTGTCTCTTCATCAGGCGTTCCCAGGATATCGATGATAATATTGAGTTGATCGACATAGCTACAATGCCCGATCTTAGCAGATGTAGATATTGAAGATATCAACGAGAACTCACTCTTTACCCTTGAACATTGGTTTCATACCAAGCAATTCGCCGAGGATACATCCAATCGACCAGATGTCAATAGCTGTAGTATATTTGCGGAACGAGAGCATGATCTCCGGAGCTCTGTACCATCGTGTGGCGACGTACTCGGTCATGAATCCAGTGCCGTCAGGTTCGGGAGCCGAGTCGAATCCTCGAGATAGGCCAAAATCACAAATCTTAAGTTCGCAATCGGCATTTACCAAAAGATTCCCTATCCAAGAGGTTAGCTGTGATGGATCGACGATTGTGGGGTAACCTACCAGGTTTCAGATCACGGTGGATCACCCCCGCACTGTGCACGTATTTCATCGCGCGCAGGATCTGATAAAGGAAGTATTGAACATGTGCATTGCTTAGGTTCTGTCCAGAGCGGACGATCTGGTGCAAATCAGCTGAAGAATTGTCAACATTTGCTGAAAGCGTATGTGTCTATTTGGGTCACCCACCCTCCATAGGCTATAAACGGCCAGGAACGGTGTATCAGCATGATCTAAAAATAGTTAGACTAGGGCAGTTGACCCACCTCCATGAACAGGTATCTGCACAGCATAAAAATTGTATATAAGTAAAACAGAATAGCAAAATAAGCAACCTACTCACATTTCGTTAAAATCCGGAGTGATTACATCCATATCAATCAAACCAGTAATCTGTTTGATAGATAGTCAGTTCTGACGGCCCCACTTTGCTCAGCTCCAAGGCGCACATTCTCGTGATTAGCAAAGTGACGCAACAGACTGATTTCCCGCAACGCGCGTTTCGAGAGCTGAATCTTCTCGAACAGGCGCGTCACGAGCTTGATGGCTACTGTTTCACCAGATATCTGGTCTTGTGCCGACCTGTCGTAATAACAAGGGTCAGTCATAGCCAATGAAAACTAGGTAGAGCCACTTACACGACGAATCCGTAGGCACCCTGGCCGAGTTCACGTACAAATTTCCAGCGTTTTTCGACGTGAAACTTGCGCCCCATCGTAGTAAAAGTATGATAACCCCTCAATAGGAACTGTAAACAAGATAGCAAGTAGATTGACATAGAATATACCTCTTCTCTAGGTTGGCTGGGGACAGTGGGTCATTGTTCCTTGTCAATGTCCGGCCCCGGCTTCCCCCCGACCCACTGGACACGGTAGTACGTGAGCCACTCGTCGACTTGCTTGACGGCGAGCTCTTTGCCGAGTCCTTGACGGGAGTGCCATTGCCGCTGGTGGTCGCCATGGTATATTCGATTGCTTTGCTCTATGGATCCGGTTGGCAAAAGTCCTGGGGCTTGTCAGGGCCAGTGGTGGCCGGATGTACGCGGCCGTTCGAGGCTCCTATAAACTTCGGGCGTGGAGAAGCAGAAAAGCAAGTTGAATGGTGCTTAAAAAGAAGTAAATGCAACGTGCGATATATGGTGGCAAGCAACAGGGGTATTAGACCATCAAGCAAGGCTAGTGGTAAGATTAAGTATTTGTAACTGATCAAAGCATTCCGAGCCCTCTCACGGATCCAACTCCTGCCGAGGCAAAGGGTAAACAAAATCTAATCTTATCTATTACTATTAGCCTAACTACTTAATTTGGTCACAATTTAAAGGACGTGCCCTTGCGCATATGCAAATCCTACAATAAAGAACATCTGGACAAAGCAAATGTACAAAATAAATAGCCTAGAGAAGACGCTCAGCGAATATGCGATGGTCGAACTTGCGCTTCGGGATCAGTTGAGCTCGACAGATCGCTCTCGGTTTCAAGTTTACTACTCATACCACTTGCACCAGCccgttcttcctcctcgtcccAAAGCACTTCCTCTTCATTTGAATCTATCGGCTCCCCGAGTTTAGATCCCTTGGAAGTTCCCGGTTTGCGGCCACGACTGGGCCCGTTCGAAAATTCTGCAAAATTGTCGCCGGTCCTTGGGGTTCTGACAGGCATGCGGTATAGAGTGGAACCGTCCGTCTCGTCATCGCTTTCTAGATCCGATTCCATCAACGTGTTGTCGCCGTTATTCGAAATACTGTTTGCAAGAGCAGCTGTCATGGGTAGGGTACGGTAAGAACCTTGACGAAGGTGGGTGGCATATGAGTATATCAATGCTGCAAAGTAGATCTGAACCAAATTAGATAAACATCCAGGTCTTCGTGCTATTATGCCTAGATACCTTTGATATCCACCCCGCAATGAGAACGGCTGCAGCGagtcccttctccttgttccatATGAGCTGCGCCGCTGCTACTCTCTCCTCATGTGTCATAGTTGTGTTGCCATGAGCGCCGGCCATGGCCTCCTGGGCCGCCGAGTTCACAACTTTTTCCCCGTCGTGGGGGTTGTATACCCACCACAGAACAGCAAAAAATACGGTCCAGATAGTCCCGAGTAGATGATCAGCCACAAAAATATGTGCAAAGTAAAAGGTACGCTTTGGATCTTCCTATTGAAATATAGCATTAATGCTCCCGCATAGTTGGATCATAGTGTTTGCTTACATCCGTAACGGCTTTCAAGCCCCAAGCCAACGCCACTATGGCGAGCGAAGAATAGACGTACATGCTGATTTGAGCAGCCGATCCTCCAAAAAACAAGGAGACCAGGCCATATACACCAGCGACCTTGTTAATTAACTTTTGCAAAGCTCATAATTAGCAGTATTCAGGGGGAACACAGCACCAGACTCACTGCGAACAACAAAATCATCGTAACTCCTGCAAATCCAATAATACATAAGGATATGAATACAACCTCTAATCGTTCAAAAACGACTTTCCTGTTTTGATATCCACAAATCCCAAAAACGATCGCAGTGCTAGTGGTCGCCATTCAGGTTTGAGAGTGAGCCGACCCATGATGTGTTGATTACGAGGTTTAAACTCGCGATACCCAGGAGCTGCAGGAGAGCTTGAACGGCGAGACGGGCTTGGAGTGCGCGGTGAAGCAGGATATGCTGGTATCGCGCCGACCGCGGTGGGAGGAGCGAACTTTCGTTGCTGCACATGTTCAATTCACACGCATCATGACATAAGCACTCGGGTCGCCGAGCGAGAGACATCAACTCACATATGGGAGTAGTTCGCGTTCATCTCGCCAGCTTGGGGAACGAGACCGGGAACGAGAGCTGCACTGCACTCCAAGCCCTTCGTGGTTGACCATTGTGAATCTTGGCAGCGGCCCTCAAACAAATGATCGGTCATGTCAAGAGTATTTTATTTTCGTTACATACAAAACAACTAGCGCTGAAACGAAGCAAAAGAACCCGTCCCTTTTACCGGAAGTCATACACCACTTTGGCGTAATATATCGCTGCTGCTGCCGAAGTGATCGATAGCGTGAGAGGGACAGGCCCCTTGCGAGCACGAGGAACGGAGGAAAGGAAAAGGATGACAGACGCAGCTGAGCAATGTGCATGTTATGATTCGCCTCTACTATCCAGTGTTCCATATGACGTACCAAGGGCTGTTTCATATCCATAGTTTCCACCGTTCCGAATTTGGTATCCCGCATAACCATACATGCCACCAACACCGACACCTTAATGCCACGTTTGCGTTAAATTAAAAGTCTATGGCATGTCTGTCTGAGTGTAAGTGCTACTCACCAGCAACCAGTGATGGTATAGACTTTGTCCTTGCAAATCCAGTGATACCTCCAATCGAGCAGAGGACCGCCATCGTTAAAGCTGGGTGAGCAGACTAGCATTCAACCAGTTGACTCAGGGTTAACACATATATCAAGTATCTTAATTAATCTCACCATTTTTTAGATTTAATTTGGGCTCTTAGCAGCAAGTGCACTTGGTGAACAAGTATCTCTCGCCCGTGATGGTCCTTTTATGCTGGTTGACGATGGGCGCGATTCGCTGATAGACTACGTAACGCCCGGCGTCTTTGCGGGATCATGCGCCTTCAATTCGAACTTGTCAATTTGGTGACGTCAGGCCAAACGCTCCTTCATTAACAACTCGTTAGTCGGCCATCTTGATTCTTAACCACTACATTTAATACTAGTGCCCTTTGGAATAATAAACCATGCCTTCTGCCACTATGAACGAAGGTGAACTCCATCTATCTGAGAGTTGATATGTCTCTGACTTTCTCTTTAAGCCGATGCAAAGTTTCCTACAGCCTCGGACAACGGCATTCCTCCTTCTCCTACCAGAGAGAATCCTGCAGGGGTACAGCTGTCTCCTGAGAATGAAAGAGATACGGACTCAACAGATAGTTTAAATACAGGTGTACCCCAAATCTGACCCCAACCCCGAGCAGAAACTAGGACCTAGTGGGCCAGCCTTTGACGCACAACAACATCAGGCACATCTACGAGAGCATATGGACGCAGAGACGCGCGCGGGAGATGCTCTCACTACTCGGGAAGGAGGACTATATTCAGACTAATTCGCATTTATGAGCCGCATAAAGTCTCGTTGTATCCATACAAGTCTGTTGAAGAGGTGTAAAATATGTACGTCCAGGGATTGTATTGGTAAATCTGAACATCGATAGCTGGACTATGCATGAATAGGTCCAGAGGTCACCAGAATTTGGAGGCTTTGGTTGGCTGACTCATCGGGAGTAAGCAAAGACAAACATTGGGGATTGCCATAATCTTATTTTCGACCACGCACAACGTCCAAGCATAGGGCCTCATATCTTATATATACAATTCGTCATCGAGCACCATCGTATCTATCAAACTTGAAGTGTATTCTTATATCGACTTGTTCTCACTTTCTGACCTAAATTGTCTTGACCAACCGCCTGTCAGTGCCTTCTTATACCAACTATTTTGAGAAGAATACATGGCTGGTAACCCAGGCTATTTCTCCAACCACAGCCAAACCCGCTTGACGAATACTACTGGAAGCAATAATAATCCATCTCCTGTGTCTACCCCTGCTCCATCTGGCCCCAACGGAAACTCTCTGACGGGACCTAATTCTCGATCTCGGAGTACATCAGGCGCCGCACCTCCGTCTGCCGTGCGCTCTAAACATTTTTCTCTTTCCGTAACTGGGACCGAAAGGCCATCTGGAGAAAAAGGACGTGGCACGAGCGCAGATCGCACGGGCAATGGCAGTGGCTTGGCTGCAGTTCATCCACTCAAATCCACGTGAGTTGACAAACTTCTCTTATAAACTAACAACTCATACGAGTACCAAGTATTCGAGgcatgtatgctgatttGGCTTCTTTGTTGCAGCTGGGTGATCTGGTTCCACCAGCGCCAAAACAGAACACCACAGACACTCATTAATTATGGTAAGTGGAGTACTAGTTAGGCACCCCCAACTATTATTGACGGCTTTGCAGAGGAGGGAATCAAGCGTGTGACTGCTTTTAGCTCCGTAAGCTTATGCTGTTATACTTCTTTGGCGCTCTGGCTCATGTAGTTCAATTAGGTCGAATCGTTTTGGTCCATCTTCACTCACCTGAACCCCCCATCAAACCTCCAACCAACTACCGACTACCTCATCTTTCACTCCGGAGTTCAGCGGCCCGTTTGGGAGGACCCGATGAATGTAAAAGGCGGAAAATGGAGTATCCGTTTGCGCAAAGGTGTCGCAGACAGGCTCTGGGAGGATCTCATACTTGCTCTCATTGGTGATCAattcgaggacgaggacgaggtcTGTGGATGTGTCCTTAGCGTGCGCATCCAAGAAGATATCATTAGCATTTGGAACAAGGACGAGAGTAATAGCCAGGTGTTAAATAGGATACGGTGAGATCAACAATTCCTTTGTGGGTGGGACCCAGTTAAGCAATATCTAGGGATACGACTCGTCGGGTCCTGAACTTGCCACCTTCCACGACTTTCGAGTACAAATCACATAATGGTATGACCGGAGAATGCTGTTATGAAACCTACCTAACGCTCTCTCTGTTTCAGAATCTCTTCAAGACAAAGGATCATTCCGAAAATTGCCGGCCACTAACGATCGCGTGGTGTGATTGCACACGGACGTTCTTGCTCTTGCAGTCAATGGAAGAGTGCAGCTTGTACCGCTATGATTGAATTTCTCCTCACTGTTGTACGTCGTGGCCTCTGTACCTGAGTGTATTAGTAAGACAATAACTTGCACC
Proteins encoded:
- a CDS encoding mitogen activated protein kinase gives rise to the protein MATTSGNGTPVKDSAKSSPSSKSTSGSRTTVSSGSGGSRGRTLTRNNDPLSPANLEKRGYHTFTTMGRKFHVEKRWKFVRELGQGAYGFVVSAQDQISGETVAIKLVTRLFEKIQLSKRALREISLLRHFANHENITGLIDMDVITPDFNEIYLFMEPMEADLHQIVRSGQNLSNAHVQYFLYQILRAMKYVHSAGVIHRDLKPGNLLVNADCELKICDFGLSRGFDSAPEPDGTGFMTEYVATRWYRAPEIMLSFRKYTTAIDIWSIGCILGELLGMKPMFKGKDYVDQLNIIIDILGTPDEETLQRIGSVKAQAYIRSLPVKEQKPFKSLFPQADDLALDLLSKMVTFDPAKRLTVLEALKHPYLEAYHDEDDEPECESKYEHWKEIEKLETIDQFRTAIWNEVEEFRREVREMVVEPEPEVKLNGIAATSEKVDETKATTPVVAESPIVIKEGGPSEPVDKLTPVDEDVPNGTIPFPSSGRASPSPAAGSVPLPRQRPVSARTKSNVDPYEAYARRSSVLASASPQALTGNLPPGVVDSKDAQSAGGEPQATASYIVPARSRAGSAADSTISSGGFSGHGTFPRTILRTLSTLSVNDSGAAGAAAVALGRIKGDKEDITAADAPPSSIPVEFRPKN
- a CDS encoding inositol phosphorylceramide synthase subunit Kei1 — protein: MAVLCSIGGITGFARTKSIPSLVAGVGVGGMYGYAGYQIRNGGNYGYETALAASVILFLSSVPRARKGPVPLTLSITSAAAAIYYAKVVYDFRFTMVNHEGLGVQCSSRSRSRSPSWRDERELLPYQRKFAPPTAVGAIPAYPASPRTPSPSRRSSSPAAPGYREFKPRNQHIMGVTMILLFALINKVAGVYGLVSLFFGGSAAQISMYVYSSLAIVALAWGLKAVTDEDPKRTFYFAHIFVADHLLGTIWTVFFAVLWWVYNPHDGEKVVNSAAQEAMAGAHGNTTMTHEERVAAAQLIWNKEKGLAAAVLIAGWISKIYFAALIYSYATHLRQGSYRTLPMTAALANSISNNGDNTLMESDLESDDETDGSTLYRMPVRTPRTGDNFAEFSNGPSRGRKPGTSKGSKLGEPIDSNEEEVLWDEEEERAGASGMSSKLETESDLSSSTDPEAQVRPSHIR
- a CDS encoding eukaryotic translation initiation factor 4E type 2, with protein sequence MAGNPGYFSNHSQTRLTNTTGSNNNPSPVSTPAPSGPNGNSLTGPNSRSRSTSGAAPPSAVRSKHFSLSVTGTERPSGEKGRGTSADRTGNGSGLAAVHPLKSTWVIWFHQRQNRTPQTLINYEEGIKRVTAFSSVESFWSIFTHLNPPSNLQPTTDYLIFHSGVQRPVWEDPMNVKGGKWSIRLRKGVADRLWEDLILALIGDQFEDEDEVCGCVLSVRIQEDIISIWNKDESNSQVLNRIR